The following proteins are co-located in the Terriglobales bacterium genome:
- a CDS encoding AraC family transcriptional regulator — MDALSEVLKAVKLETAFFYNAEFSAPWSFRSPDSCKLAPYIRHTAGHVIVYHLLLKGRAYAEAADMRLLLREGDIVIFPHGDAHILESGPAAHTIDGERELQRIFSSGLRLSRSGGGGEVSRFVCGFMVCEPRLSQVFLTGLPVVFKVNIRDDETGQWLEQSIQYSIAQAGASHAGADAVLAKLCETLFVETLRRYIAELPGAQTGWLAAARDPELGKALALMHSRTADQWTIATLAKQAGLSRSVLAERFREYLGEPPVAYLTRWRLQMGAQMLAATNYSVAEIASQVGYESEPAFNRAFKRKFGHPPARYRALARATAGRG; from the coding sequence ATGGATGCTCTCTCGGAAGTCTTGAAGGCCGTGAAACTCGAGACCGCGTTCTTCTACAACGCGGAATTCTCAGCGCCATGGAGTTTCCGCTCGCCGGACTCGTGCAAGCTGGCCCCTTACATCCGACACACGGCCGGACATGTCATCGTTTACCACCTCTTGCTCAAAGGCAGGGCCTATGCGGAAGCGGCCGACATGCGCCTGCTGCTTCGCGAGGGCGACATCGTCATCTTCCCCCACGGCGACGCGCACATCCTGGAGAGTGGTCCGGCTGCGCACACCATCGATGGCGAACGCGAACTGCAACGTATTTTTTCCAGCGGCTTGAGACTCTCGCGTTCGGGTGGCGGTGGCGAGGTCAGTCGCTTTGTCTGTGGCTTCATGGTCTGCGAGCCTCGCCTGAGCCAGGTATTCCTCACCGGCCTGCCCGTTGTCTTCAAGGTGAACATCCGCGATGACGAGACCGGCCAATGGCTCGAGCAATCGATTCAGTATTCCATCGCCCAAGCCGGCGCCAGCCATGCCGGTGCCGACGCAGTCCTGGCCAAGTTGTGCGAGACCTTGTTTGTGGAGACGTTGCGGCGCTACATCGCCGAACTGCCCGGCGCTCAGACTGGCTGGCTTGCGGCAGCGCGCGATCCCGAACTTGGAAAGGCTCTTGCCCTGATGCACAGTCGTACCGCTGACCAGTGGACAATCGCGACCCTCGCGAAACAGGCGGGCCTTTCTCGTTCCGTGCTGGCGGAACGGTTCCGTGAATACCTTGGCGAACCCCCCGTCGCCTACCTCACTCGGTGGCGCTTGCAGATGGGGGCGCAAATGCTTGCTGCCACGAACTACAGCGTCGCCGAGATCGCATCCCAAGTTGGGTATGAGTCTGAACCCGCTTTCAATCGCGCCTTCAAGCGCAAATTCGGGCATCCTCCTGCACGATATCGTGCGCTGGCAAGAGCGACCGCCGGCCGCGGCTAA
- a CDS encoding class I SAM-dependent methyltransferase, with protein MAFTNCYDDTTRAEAYASLEFANTYYLAFRDLPAIFSEHVSGKRALDFGCGTGRSTRFLRRLGFQVIGVDIAPKMIAKARELDKVGDYRVVENDDLSALQAAAFDLVLSAFTFDNIPGWQTKVRLFGNLGALLDTRGKVVNIVSTPEIYVHEWASFSTKDYPENLKAETGDVVRIITTEFADRRPAEDVLWTHEAYDKVYSQAGLEIVAHYKPLATGKEPYHWVNETVIAPWAIYVLGISPPSAE; from the coding sequence ATGGCGTTCACGAATTGTTACGACGACACGACTCGTGCGGAAGCGTATGCCAGCCTGGAATTCGCTAACACGTACTACCTCGCTTTTCGCGATCTCCCGGCAATTTTCTCCGAACATGTTTCCGGCAAACGGGCGCTGGATTTCGGCTGCGGAACCGGGCGCTCTACACGTTTCCTGCGGCGACTAGGCTTCCAGGTGATAGGCGTGGACATTGCGCCCAAAATGATCGCTAAAGCGCGGGAACTCGACAAAGTTGGAGATTACCGCGTCGTAGAGAATGACGACCTTAGCGCCCTGCAAGCCGCAGCGTTCGATTTAGTACTCTCCGCCTTTACCTTCGACAACATTCCCGGTTGGCAGACCAAGGTGCGCTTGTTCGGTAATTTAGGCGCGCTATTAGACACGCGAGGAAAGGTCGTGAACATTGTGTCCACGCCGGAAATCTACGTCCATGAATGGGCTTCATTTTCGACGAAAGACTATCCTGAAAATCTAAAGGCGGAAACCGGAGATGTGGTGCGCATTATCACCACTGAGTTTGCAGACCGGCGTCCCGCGGAAGATGTCTTATGGACTCATGAGGCTTACGACAAGGTGTACTCGCAGGCAGGCCTGGAAATCGTTGCCCATTACAAGCCGCTGGCAACCGGTAAGGAGCCATATCACTGGGTCAACGAAACCGTGATCGCCCCCTGGGCAATCTATGTTCTGGGAATCAGCCCTCCAAGCGCCGAGTGA
- a CDS encoding CHASE3 domain-containing protein, whose protein sequence is MKMIAKIALKVGGIALLALMAWNAWLGVKHLKDTQNTVAVTKEGFAIQAGIAAVLQDLTDMETGQRGFLLTGDPSYLQPYNDAKGRVGTDFSDLRKMLANKEDHASSLLSQIESLTNAKQAEMQRTIDLRERGYRHRAFMLVSSNEGMGYMDSARKLLVSLAAQETSRVVNFDQERTEKLKKASRQTIVVNSCLLLLTACLFALARRHARGLEREAVQNREELAARDLRLTRLTSVLSHQARSKTSTIEENARMLLQTYGGFLPRQGHQWAEEIKEASAQMERLRQDLVATSDGKNGDQAILECVA, encoded by the coding sequence ATGAAGATGATTGCAAAAATTGCGCTGAAAGTCGGTGGGATCGCACTGCTCGCATTGATGGCTTGGAACGCGTGGCTTGGTGTCAAACATCTGAAAGACACGCAAAACACGGTGGCAGTTACAAAGGAAGGCTTCGCGATCCAGGCCGGCATCGCCGCTGTCCTTCAAGATCTTACTGATATGGAAACGGGCCAGCGAGGATTTCTGCTGACCGGCGATCCATCGTACCTGCAGCCGTACAACGACGCGAAAGGCAGGGTCGGAACCGATTTTTCTGACCTGCGAAAGATGTTAGCCAACAAAGAAGACCACGCAAGCTCCCTGCTTTCACAGATCGAGTCGCTGACTAATGCGAAACAAGCGGAGATGCAACGTACGATTGATTTGCGAGAACGCGGTTACCGCCACCGCGCCTTCATGTTGGTGAGCTCAAACGAGGGAATGGGGTACATGGACAGCGCTCGCAAACTTCTGGTTTCGCTGGCAGCTCAAGAAACGAGCAGAGTTGTAAATTTCGACCAAGAGCGGACTGAGAAGCTGAAAAAGGCTTCGCGACAAACGATCGTAGTTAATTCCTGCCTGCTGCTGCTGACCGCGTGTTTGTTTGCACTTGCCCGCCGTCACGCCCGCGGGCTTGAGCGTGAAGCTGTTCAGAACAGGGAAGAACTCGCGGCGCGTGACCTGCGGCTCACAAGACTTACATCCGTCCTTTCCCATCAGGCGCGCTCTAAGACCTCCACCATCGAGGAGAACGCTCGCATGCTGCTGCAGACCTATGGAGGTTTTCTGCCGCGGCAGGGCCACCAGTGGGCTGAAGAGATCAAGGAAGCGTCCGCACAGATGGAGCGACTCCGGCAAGATCTGGTGGCCACTTCGGATGGCAAGAATGGCGATCAGGCAATTTTGGAATGCGTCGCCTGA